One Flavobacteriales bacterium DNA window includes the following coding sequences:
- a CDS encoding transposase gives RSTNASAESFNSKIKAFRAQFRGVRNVEFFLFRLEKLFA, from the coding sequence AGAAGTACAAATGCTTCTGCGGAATCTTTCAATTCTAAAATAAAGGCATTTAGAGCACAATTTAGAGGTGTTAGGAATGTAGAATTTTTCCTTTTTAGGCTGGAGAAACTTTTTGCTTAA